In Candidatus Neptunochlamydia vexilliferae, the genomic stretch AAGAGGAAGATCGTGTGTTTTTCTACTACATACTCATTTGGTCTTTGTTACAAAGTATCGAAAGAGGGTCTTCACGAAAAGGGTTCTTAAGGAGCTAAGAGAAATCTTCCAAAAGGTCTGCCAAGATTTTCAAGCAGAGCTTATAGAATTTGAAGGAGAGTACGATCATGTACATCTACTTATTAACTACCCTCCAAAGGTTGCTATCTCTAACTTAGTTAACTCTTTAAAAGGCGTTTCTTCCCGGCTTATTCGAAAAAAAGGATATCCTTCAGTTCAAAAGGCATTATGGGGCAATAACTTTTGGTCCCCAAGTTATTTTGCTGGTAGTTGCGGAGGAGCTCCTATCTCAATAATCAGGCAATATATCGAAAACCAGCAAAAACCAATAGAATGAGTATTTTGCGCCTTTCATCTCGGCCCTAAAGGACCGAGTTTTTCGGCGCAGCTGATAAATAAAGTGCCTTTAATGTTGGAATTGGTGAGATTCCGCTCATAACTACCTTCTTGTTGCT encodes the following:
- the tnpA gene encoding IS200/IS605 family transposase, which encodes RGRSCVFLLHTHLVFVTKYRKRVFTKRVLKELREIFQKVCQDFQAELIEFEGEYDHVHLLINYPPKVAISNLVNSLKGVSSRLIRKKGYPSVQKALWGNNFWSPSYFAGSCGGAPISIIRQYIENQQKPIE